The Aphidius gifuensis isolate YNYX2018 linkage group LG2, ASM1490517v1, whole genome shotgun sequence DNA window TGGAAAAATAGTTGTTTTGCCTTCATCGTTTACTGGATCGCCACGTAATATGTTACAACACTATCAGGATGCAATGGCAATAGTAAGGAAATTTGGCAAACCAGATTTATTCATTACTATGACATGTAATCTTAATTGGCGTGAAATCAAGGAAAATATATTGCATGGTCAAACAGCATCAGATAGACCTGATATTGTTTTACgagtttttcatttaaaaaagaataaattaattgatattattgtcaatcaaaaattattcgGAGATGTTCTTGCATACGTGTACGTTATTGAATATCAAAAACGTGGTCTTCCTCATGTTCATTTATTGATAAcgttaaaacaaaataataagatTACAACAACTGTCTCTGTCGATAAATTCATTGTTGCTGAAATCCCAAATTCATCTGATGATCAAATACTTTATAAAATAGTCATGAAGAATATGATCCACGGACCATGTGGTGATTGGTGTAAAAATGAAGATGGTATATGTACAAaacattttccaaaaaaatttcaaaatgaaacACTGATAGATGAAAATGGATATCCCACATATAAACGTAGAAATACTGGAgtatataaacgaataaacgaAGAAGCTGTTGATAATCGGTATGTCGTTCCCTATAATGCTACACTCCTAAAAGAATTTAATTGCCACATTAACACTAAAATAGTATCAAGCATACAATCAGTTAAATAtttgtacaaatatatatataaaggcCATGATGCTGCGTGTTTCGAAATAACTAATAACAcccatgaaaaatatatcaatcatGATgagatacataattttatagaaaCCAGATATGTTAGTGCAGTTGAAGCATGTGACCGAATATTAGGAAGAtctctacaaaaaaaaagtcattcaaTTATTCGGTTACCAATTCATTTGCCTAATCAACAAAAtgtcattataaataatgatgatgcgGATACATTAAGAGCcgcattacaaaaaaatactatgctcttagaatattttgatttaaatcaaCGTGATGAAAATGCCAAAGAATATCTACATGCGGATATTCCATCAcattatgtttttaaaaatttatctggtACTAAATCATGGGAAATTCGAAAACAGCAACACAATGTTATAGGAAGAATGTACGCTGTAAGTCCTCATCAAATGGAATTATTCAATCTTCGATTACTATTATTGACAGTTAAAGGAGCGACAAGTTATGAAAATATACGGACGATCAATGGAAAAATCTATGATACTTATCATGCAGCATGTTTATCACTAGGGCTCATTGAAGACGATACAGAATGGGAACGTGCCATGACAGAAGGAGAAATATGGATGATGCCTCGACAGTTAAGACAATTATTTGTGAGTATTTTGATTCACTGTCAACCAAATGACCCAggaaaattatggaaaaaattcaaagatgcATTATCacaagattattataaaagttcAACATCAGAaagcataaaaaaaagcatatcaTGAAATAAACGCTTTATTATGCAATGATAAACATATTCTCGATGATTTTCCAACTATGCCATCATTGTCTGAATTTGAAATAGTAGAAAATAATGAGGataatattgaagaaataGATCCCAGTCATCATGAAATAGGGGAGAGTCAATACAAGAAGCTGAATGTGAAGCAAAAAGAAATTGTTGATAGAATCATAGAAGTTGTCATGATGGaagacgaaaaaaataattcagaaACCTGTTATTACATAGATGGTCCAGGTGGATCCGGAAAGACTTTTGTTTACATTACTCTATACCATTTATTGAAAAGTAAAGGTAAAAAAGTTTGTACAGGGGTTTCAGCAATACTACTTCCCAACAGAAAAACTGTTCACAAGGCATTCGGCCTACCAGTTCCACTTTTTTCTGATTCAACAtcacatataaaaattcaatcaaaagAAGCAcatattaagaaaaattatgaCTTAATAATTTGGGATGAAGGTCCTATGGCACCACGATATTGCATGGAAATAGGCGATATGACTTACAAATATTTCATGAATAATGATTTACCGTTTTGTGGGAAAGTAATTTTGATAGGTAGTGATTTTAGACAGCTACTACCAGTTAAAGTTATCGCTACGCGTAGTGaattagttaatttatcaattaaatttagccatctatggaaaaattttacaatgctATCATTAACAGAAAATATGAGAACACTACCTGAAGAGaaagaattttcaaaatatcttCTAAATGTTGGCAATGGtgttttaaatgacaaaaacgATAATATAATAGCACCGGAACAATGCATAgctgaaaataatgaagataTAGTAGAATCAATattcaaagaaattattaaaaatcaaaaatacgaTGAACTTACAAAAGTAGCTGTATTAGCAGCACGAAATGTTGACGTTGATGAAATCAATTGTAAAGttcttaaataatttgataaaaaaacggAAAAGAGATATCCAAGCGTAGATAGTACAGAAAACTGTGATAATGGAGATATTACAGATGCAATCTTACCAGAATATCTTCATTCATTAAATCCATCAAATTTTCCTCAGCATGAACTTAAATTAAGAATTAATTGTGTAGTTATGCTGCTACGTAATTTGAGTATTGCTGAAGGTCTATGCAATAGAACACGATTACAAATACTAGAATTAGCTCATAATCTCTTAAAATGTAAGATACTAACGGGAGACAAGGCTGGAAGCATTGTATTCATTCATCGAATaacattatattgtgataatGTTTTTCCATTTACATTTAAACGACGACAATTCCCAATCAAATTAGCTTTCGCGATGACTATAAACAAAAGTCAAGGACAGACTTTCGAAAAAATAGGTTTAGATTTACGTAAGAATGTATTCAATCATAGCCAATTATATGTGGCGTTCTCGAGAGTTCGAGCTTGGCAAtcaataagaatttttttggaCGAAAAAcgggaaaataatttaattaaaaactatgTATATACAGAATTATATAATTACCAAATTAATACCAGACCACAATTCtgaattaaaatacatatttttgtaTGAAGTTCATTCATAGTTAGTTCTTGGTTTATCACGTTGTATTTCTGCCGAAAAAAAACTAGGTATACCAGGTATACCAGACAAcacgtataaatattttattggtaTTAAGTATAGTTCATCGATACTCTTCTCTATGCTATACTCCACAACCGACCCTAAGGAACTTTTATTCGCAAGACCCCATAACGATACCCGTGCGAAGCACGGGCATGACctagtttacaaaaaaagttgcatgattttgaagtttttttttgtctagttTTCTTAACTTCAtttccattaatttttctagaaAATAAGTTGTTTTGTTGAAGATATttcgaataataatttgaatgaatatgataaaataataaaaccaaatGGTAAGCTCAAACGTAGTATGAATGATCAATCACAAACCAGAAATATGTCatcaaaaaaacttaaaatgaGTACCAGTAAAAGTAGTGAAtctattaatgatgatgaaagcGATGATAGTTCTCTTGAAGAAAATTTCCATGAAAGTAAACTCCAAAGTACAAatctatcaacaaaaaaagtacAGATAACAACtaaatattctattattaaagacatttcttttttgtatatttctgtttgtttataactaattctctatttaattgttgtttgtcTACTTTTctcagttttatttaaataaatttttcattgatttttttttttcagataacaAGTGTTCCCAATGACGATATGTCAAGTGATCATTCAACTGTCGAAAATGATTGTAAAAGACCAAAAAAGCAATTAAAATTAGCTTCTAATGTTTTAAGAAGTAGATCTTCTTCAATTGAAGTTGATGAGGAATCTCTTCCAGTTTCAACATTTTCACTTGTTACACCAGTTAAAGTCAAACTAGATAACAATACACCAGTCAAAAATACGcaaactaaaattaattctcCTTCAGCTGAGTCGGCTGTTATTGAGTCGATCATTTCATTACACCTCACAAAATTACCCAGTTCATGACTCATTGGTTCCAATAGAGCAAGCCCATTTTCGTAATAACCAACATTACGACTATTTTCAACAATACCAACAACATCCACACTACCAACAGCAACTCCAACTTTACCATCAAGTGTCTTCATGAATATCAAAAACAAGTCGTTAATCACTATATTCAACCATATCAACATCAACTTTCCAATCATtctcaacaacatcaacagcaACTACAAACTAATCATGACATTCAACATCACCAACAAACGTCAGACCACAATCTCCAACAGTATCAACAATCATGTGATGACATATAACAATATCATCAactctgataattttttattacttcaaCATTAAAGTAGTAATTTCAGAATTATAAAAACTACTTTTTCAGCCTTCAAAGAGAATCGCTCACAGAGATGATCATCTCTGAGAATTCACAGTCTCTCAAACGTCTCGCTTGTAGAGAGTCTCTGGACAATCTCTGACAGAGAGACGCATCAGAGATTTTCTCTACACTTTTTGACAGAGAGACACATGAGAGAGTCTCTATACACTTTCTGACAGAGAGACGCATCAGAAAGTCTCTCACAGCGAGACGAATAAGAGAGTTTCTGTATTCTATCCCTGGTGGCGCGTACAGAGATGATTTTCAGAGACTCTCTCGTTCAGAGATTCGAAAATTTCATCTCGATATATGAACTTTACTTCGCCTAACAAATGCaagtataactaataaatacaaatataatacTTGTATATCGATATATACAACGGCgcatatataggtatatatgtaataataaataaattaatataaatatgaaaatccTCGAATTTTAATTCATCTATACTACAGAACGCCTGATGGTAACGGTTACCGATCGATTACCATGCCGCTCCAAGGCGCAATGTAGACTGACAGAAAAGAGATTCCTGCCCAGATCCGTtaccggatctgacgtctaaactctatgttttttccttttactccaTACTcaacccgcgcctaaagatgtttacacatcaaaaattttaaacaatatggaataaaattttttttttcaaaaatatcaagtataaACATACCTTGTTGATGAGGTTTGTTACgaacttttttttgtgcaaAAATAGTATTCTTTGATAATCTAAATATCGATATTGTCAGGCATAGCATCAATATTTACTATTTGTTTATCATATAACTCATCCATTATTTCGATCGagtttttttcatgtttactTGCGTTCAAAAGTCCTGAGTAGAAATGTGTTCAGGATAGCCTGAACCCTGATCCGGATCGGATCAGGAAATCGTAAGGTTATCCTTGTTCAGGTATCCTTACCACATCCTGATCCAATCTGGATAAGAATATGATAAGGCTTTCCCTATTCAGGTATCTCCATCACAAACTGATCCATTCTAGATCAGGATAACCTTACCTTATCCTTAACAGTGATACTtgatccaatctggatccagacttgatcaagtaaaaattaataaataaattattttttaaataccaatTACCTGATCAAGATAACATCAGGATAtccttaacttatccttaacAGGGATATCTtgatccaatctggatccagatttgatcaggtaaaaattaaaacgtaatttattttacagaatACAATTCACCTGATCCGTATAGCATCAGGATAACCTCAACTTATCCTTAACAGGGACATCTTGATCCAATCTGGAgtaatttctatattttctgGACTGAACAcgtacaaaaaatataattattttatgttttgattttttctttatatttttaatagttaattattatttatctatattttttgtttatttatctgctaacttatttatttattatttattaattcataagaatgaaaaaattttcccGAGTATCGTTTGTCAGAATGGCTCAGTGGGTAGAGCGTCGCCCCCATATTTTC harbors:
- the LOC122850362 gene encoding uncharacterized protein LOC122850362, whose protein sequence is MELICHHCVAKHFKAEDISNKKTSFSSCCSHGEIMIDPMPEPPLLLKSLFDGSHILSKHYHDNIRYYNNTFAFASFNANLVNYNNKPGPYCFKIQGQIYYQINTSLYPSAEESPSFGQFFIIDQNESINIRCSMFSNLNREITDAIETVLRQHNVFAQSYQMMHEELRQAMIDKDVDTEPEMQLLFSLEPGLDIGRYNPQRVNEVAAVFTTTADGDIPESYVTIHNKRTKTLQYLSSMDPNVEALVYPLYYPYGTNSWSSTLTKVNKQKRISRAVYIKHRIAIRDTDNIFLMGGRLFQQWLVDNYQRAETENCQVGKIVVLPSSFTGSPRNMLQHYQDAMAIVRKFGKPDLFITMTCNLNWREIKENILHGQTASDRPDIVLRITTTVSVDKFIVAEIPNSSDDQILYKIVMKNMIHGPCGDWCKNEDGICTKHFPKKFQNETLIDENGYPTYKRRNTGVYKRINEEAVDNRYVSAVEACDRILGRSLQKKSHSIIRLPIHLPNQQNVIINNDDADTLRAALQKNTMLLEYFDLNQRDENAKEYLHADIPSHYVFKNLSGTKSWEIRKQQHNVIGRMYAVSPHQMELFNLRLLLLTVKGATSYENIRTINGKIYDTYHAACLSLGLIEDDTEWERAMTEGEIWMMPRQLRQLFVSILIHCQPNDPGKLWKKFKDALSQDYYKSSTSESIKKSIS
- the LOC122850363 gene encoding uncharacterized protein LOC122850363; this translates as MLSLTENMRTLPEEKEFSKYLLNVGNGVLNDKNDNIIAPEQCIAENNEDIVESIFKEIIKNQKYDELTKVAVLAARNVDVDEINYAILPEYLHSLNPSNFPQHELKLRINCVVMLLRNLSIAEGLCNRTRLQILELAHNLLKYISNNNLNEYDKIIKPNGKLKRSMNDQSQTRNMSSKKLKMSTSKSSESINDDESDDSSLEENFHENNKCSQ